Proteins from a genomic interval of Streptococcus sp. D7B5:
- a CDS encoding sucrose-6-phosphate hydrolase, whose protein sequence is MEWTTERRYRRYEDWSNDEIKQIKEKMAQSPWHTRYHVEPKMGLLNDPNGFSYFDGKWILFYQNFPFGAAHGLKSWVQLESDDLVHFTETGVKILPDTPLDSHGAYSGSAMQFGDQLFLFYTGNVRDENWIRHPYQIGALMDKDGKITKIDKILIDQPADSTDHFRDPQIFNFKGQYYAIVGGQDLEKKGFVRLYKAVDNDYTNWQAVGDLNFANDRTAYMMECPNLVFVGEQPVLLYCPQGLDKQVLDYDNIYPNMYKIGASFDPENAKMVDVSQLHNLDYGFEAYATQAFNAPDGRALAVSWLGLPDVSYPSDRFDHQGTFSLVKELTIKDGKLYQYPVAAVKELRSSEEAFLNRTQTNNTYELELNLEANSQSEIVLLADKEGKGLSINFDLVNGQVTVDRSQAGEQYSQEFGSTRSCPIDKQTTTANIFIDNSVFEIFINKGEKVFSGRVFPNADQNGILIKSGNPTGTYYELDYGRKTN, encoded by the coding sequence ATGGAATGGACAACCGAGCGCCGTTACAGACGCTATGAAGACTGGTCTAATGATGAAATCAAACAAATCAAGGAAAAGATGGCTCAATCTCCTTGGCATACTCGTTACCATGTCGAGCCTAAAATGGGCCTTCTCAATGATCCAAATGGCTTTTCTTATTTTGATGGCAAATGGATTCTCTTTTACCAAAACTTCCCCTTCGGTGCAGCCCATGGGTTGAAGTCTTGGGTGCAGCTTGAAAGTGATGATTTAGTGCACTTTACAGAAACTGGAGTCAAAATTTTACCAGATACTCCATTGGATAGCCACGGTGCCTACTCTGGTTCTGCCATGCAGTTCGGCGATCAGTTGTTCCTATTTTATACTGGAAATGTCCGTGATGAAAACTGGATCCGTCACCCTTACCAGATTGGGGCTTTGATGGATAAGGATGGCAAGATTACAAAGATTGACAAGATCTTGATTGACCAGCCAGCAGACTCTACAGACCACTTCCGCGACCCGCAAATTTTTAACTTCAAGGGTCAATATTATGCTATCGTCGGTGGACAGGACTTGGAGAAAAAAGGCTTCGTCCGTCTCTACAAGGCTGTGGACAATGATTATACAAACTGGCAAGCAGTTGGCGACCTTAACTTTGCTAACGACCGCACTGCCTACATGATGGAATGCCCAAATCTAGTCTTTGTAGGGGAGCAACCTGTCCTTCTCTACTGTCCACAAGGATTGGATAAACAAGTTCTAGACTATGACAATATCTACCCAAACATGTACAAAATAGGGGCATCCTTTGATCCTGAAAATGCCAAAATGGTAGATGTGTCTCAACTTCATAATCTAGACTATGGTTTCGAAGCCTATGCGACTCAAGCCTTCAACGCTCCAGATGGACGTGCACTAGCAGTAAGTTGGCTTGGGTTACCAGATGTTTCTTACCCATCTGACCGTTTTGACCACCAAGGAACCTTCTCATTGGTCAAAGAACTCACTATCAAAGATGGCAAACTCTACCAATATCCGGTCGCAGCCGTCAAAGAACTTCGTTCTTCTGAAGAGGCCTTCTTAAATCGCACTCAAACCAATAACACCTATGAACTCGAGCTCAACTTGGAGGCCAATAGCCAAAGCGAGATTGTCTTGCTCGCTGATAAAGAAGGCAAGGGGCTTTCAATCAACTTTGATCTTGTCAATGGACAGGTGACAGTGGATCGTAGTCAGGCTGGTGAACAGTACTCCCAAGAATTTGGAAGCACTCGTTCTTGCCCAATCGACAAGCAAACTACTACTGCTAACATCTTCATCGACAATTCTGTTTTTGAAATTTTTATCAATAAAGGAGAAAAAGTATTTTCTGGTCGCGTCTTTCCGAATGCCGATCAAAATGGTATCCTGATCAAATCTGGAAACCCAACCGGAACCTACTATGAATTAGATTATGGTCGCAAAACTAACTGA
- a CDS encoding sucrose-specific PTS transporter subunit IIBC, with protein MNNQDIAKKVIEALGGRENVNSVAHCATRLRVMVKDEGKINKEVIENLDKVQGAFFNSGQYQIIFGTGTVNKMYDEVVALGLPTSSKEEMKAEAAKQGNWFQRAIRTFGDVFVPIIPVIVATGLFMGVRGLLTALGMTLPEDVTTYTQILTDTAFIILPGLVVWSTFRVFGGNPAVGIVLGMMLVSDSLPNAWAVASGGEVTAMQFFGFIPVVGLQGSVLPAFIIGVVGAKFEKAVRKVVPDVLDLLVTPFVTLLVMSILGLFVIGPVFHVVESYILIGTKAILNLPFGLGGFLIGGVHQLIVVSGVHHIFNLLEVQLLAADHANPFNAIITAAMTAQGAATVAVGVKTKNPKLKTLAFPAALSAFLGITEPAIFGVNLRFRKPFFLSLIAGAIGGGLASILGLAGTGNGITVIPGTMLYIGNGQLLQYLLMVAVSFVLGFALTYMFGYEDEVEEVSGAISEAETDRLTEEAVTGTVVSPSEGVIQTPIVGDVVALSNVNDPVFSSGAMGQGIAVKPSQDVVYAPADAEVTIVFPTGHAYGLRTANGAEILIHVGIDTVSMNGEGFNHKVAQGDKVKAGDVLGTFDSAKIAAAGLDNTTMVIVTNTADFASVNPVASGSVAKGDAIIEVKA; from the coding sequence ATGAACAATCAGGATATTGCAAAAAAGGTCATCGAAGCCCTTGGCGGACGTGAAAATGTCAACAGTGTTGCCCACTGTGCGACTCGTCTACGTGTCATGGTCAAAGATGAAGGGAAAATCAATAAGGAAGTGATTGAGAACTTGGATAAAGTTCAAGGAGCTTTCTTTAACTCAGGCCAATACCAAATCATCTTTGGTACTGGTACAGTAAACAAGATGTACGACGAAGTGGTTGCACTTGGTTTGCCAACCTCTTCTAAAGAAGAAATGAAAGCAGAAGCTGCCAAACAAGGAAATTGGTTCCAACGTGCTATCCGTACTTTCGGTGACGTATTCGTACCAATCATTCCAGTTATCGTAGCAACTGGTCTCTTCATGGGTGTTCGTGGTCTCTTGACTGCTCTTGGGATGACACTTCCAGAAGATGTGACAACTTACACTCAAATCTTGACTGATACAGCCTTTATTATCTTGCCAGGATTGGTTGTTTGGTCAACCTTCCGTGTATTCGGTGGTAACCCAGCCGTTGGTATCGTCCTTGGTATGATGCTCGTATCTGACTCACTTCCAAATGCCTGGGCTGTTGCTTCTGGTGGTGAAGTAACTGCAATGCAGTTCTTCGGATTTATCCCAGTTGTAGGTTTGCAAGGTTCAGTTCTTCCAGCCTTCATCATCGGGGTTGTCGGAGCTAAATTTGAAAAAGCTGTTCGTAAAGTTGTTCCAGATGTACTTGACCTCTTGGTAACACCGTTCGTAACACTCCTTGTAATGTCAATCCTTGGATTGTTTGTTATCGGACCAGTCTTCCACGTTGTTGAAAGTTACATCCTCATTGGAACAAAAGCTATTCTTAACTTGCCATTCGGACTTGGTGGTTTCTTGATTGGTGGAGTTCACCAATTAATCGTCGTATCAGGTGTTCATCACATCTTCAACTTGCTTGAAGTTCAATTGCTTGCTGCTGACCATGCTAACCCATTCAACGCTATCATCACAGCTGCCATGACTGCTCAAGGTGCTGCGACAGTAGCCGTTGGTGTGAAAACTAAAAATCCTAAACTTAAAACACTTGCTTTCCCAGCTGCTCTTTCTGCCTTCCTAGGTATTACTGAGCCTGCTATCTTCGGGGTTAACTTGCGTTTCCGTAAACCATTCTTCCTTTCATTGATTGCTGGTGCAATCGGTGGTGGATTGGCATCTATCCTTGGACTTGCTGGTACTGGTAATGGTATCACAGTCATCCCTGGTACAATGCTTTACATTGGTAACGGACAACTTCTACAATACCTTCTTATGGTAGCTGTATCATTTGTACTTGGTTTTGCTCTTACTTACATGTTTGGTTACGAAGATGAAGTAGAAGAAGTTTCAGGAGCAATTTCTGAAGCTGAAACTGACCGTTTAACAGAAGAAGCAGTAACTGGTACTGTGGTTTCACCTAGCGAAGGTGTTATCCAAACACCAATCGTTGGTGACGTTGTTGCTCTTTCAAATGTGAATGACCCAGTATTCTCAAGTGGAGCTATGGGACAAGGTATCGCCGTGAAACCTAGCCAAGATGTTGTTTATGCACCAGCTGATGCTGAAGTAACAATCGTCTTCCCAACTGGCCATGCTTATGGATTGAGAACAGCTAACGGTGCTGAAATCTTAATTCACGTTGGTATCGACACTGTTTCAATGAACGGTGAAGGCTTCAACCATAAAGTTGCCCAAGGTGACAAGGTTAAAGCTGGAGATGTTCTTGGAACATTTGACTCAGCTAAGATTGCTGCTGCAGGTCTTGATAACACAACTATGGTTATCGTAACAAACACTGCAGACTTTGCTTCAGTAAATCCAGTTGCTTCTGGATCAGTTGCTAAGGGTGACGCAATCATCGAAGTTAAAGCTTAA
- the scrK gene encoding fructokinase ScrK codes for MTKLYGSLEAGGTKFVCAVGDENYNVVEKVQFPTTTPIETIDKTIEFFSKFDNLAGLAIGSFGPIDIDKNSKTYGFITTTPKPNWGNVDLLGALRRALNVPMYFTTDVNSSAYGEVVARNNAGGRIENLVYYTIGTGIGAGVIQRGEFIGGVGHPEMGHYYVARHPMDIEKEFNGVCPFHNGCLEGYAAGPSLEARTGVRGENIELNNSVWDVQAYYIAQAAVNATVTFRPDVIVFGGGVMAQQHMLDRVREKFTALLNGYLPVPDVRDYIVTPAVAGNGSATLGNFVLAKSVAK; via the coding sequence ATGACAAAACTATACGGAAGCTTGGAAGCGGGCGGTACAAAATTTGTCTGTGCTGTCGGAGATGAAAACTATAACGTTGTAGAAAAGGTACAATTTCCTACAACAACACCTATTGAAACAATCGATAAAACCATCGAGTTCTTCTCAAAATTTGACAATCTTGCAGGACTTGCCATTGGTTCATTTGGTCCAATCGATATCGATAAAAACTCAAAAACTTATGGATTTATCACAACAACTCCAAAACCTAACTGGGGAAATGTCGACTTGCTTGGTGCTCTTCGTCGCGCTCTAAACGTGCCTATGTATTTTACGACAGACGTAAACAGTTCTGCATACGGTGAAGTGGTTGCTCGTAATAATGCCGGCGGTCGTATCGAAAACTTGGTTTATTACACAATCGGTACAGGTATCGGTGCAGGTGTTATCCAACGTGGCGAGTTTATTGGCGGTGTTGGTCACCCTGAGATGGGTCATTATTATGTGGCTAGACACCCAATGGATATTGAAAAAGAATTTAATGGTGTTTGTCCTTTCCATAATGGATGTTTGGAAGGTTATGCAGCTGGTCCAAGTTTGGAAGCTCGTACAGGTGTTCGTGGGGAAAACATTGAACTCAACAACTCTGTCTGGGATGTTCAAGCCTACTATATCGCTCAGGCTGCGGTCAATGCTACTGTGACTTTCCGCCCAGACGTCATCGTCTTTGGTGGTGGGGTTATGGCCCAACAACACATGCTGGACCGTGTACGTGAGAAATTCACTGCTCTTCTAAATGGTTACCTACCAGTACCAGACGTGCGTGACTATATCGTGACTCCAGCAGTCGCAGGCAATGGTTCTGCCACACTTGGGAACTTTGTCCTTGCTAAGAGTGTCGCAAAATAA